Below is a window of Sulfitobacter sp. SK012 DNA.
GAAAGAAATCACGCGCCATGGCAGCGTTTTCTCTCGCAAGGAGTCTCCGCATTCGACGTGCAGCATCTGCCGAACATCATGCGCCCAAAGCTCGAAGCAAATCGCGGCTGATGATGTGGCGTTGTATCTCTGATGTTCCGTCCCAGATGCGCTCAACCCGCGCGTCTCGCCAGAACCGTTCCAATGGATAATCGTCCATCAGCCCCATGCCACCATGCAATTGGATCGCCGTATCTGTCACCCGCCCCAGCATTTCGGAGGCGTACAGCTTCGCACTTGCGATTTCACGATTGGCTGGTAACTCTTTGTCCAACCTGTCCGCCGCAGCCAACGTCAGCAGATCCGCGGCATCGATCTCCGTAATCATGTCCGCCAGTTGGAACGACACTCCCTGAAACTTGCCGATCTTCTGGCCAAACTGCTCGCGTGTCGCCGCGTAGTCCAACGCATAATCAAACACCCGCCGCGCCCGACCGACGCTCATCGTCGCAACCGTGATCCGGGTCGCATAAAGCCATGTGTTCATGACCTCAAATCCACCGTCGACTTCACCCAGAACCTGAGCTTCTGGCAATCGGCAGTCGTCAAACTCAAGGATGGTGTTTTTATACCCTCGGTGGCTGACCGATTTGTAGCCGTCCCGGATCGTAAAGCCGGGCGTTCCGCGATCCACCAAAAATGCCGTAATCCGCTTTTTCGGACCTTTGTCTGTTTGATCTTCGCCTGTGGCGATGAAGACGATTATAAAATCAGCGTGCTCCGCTCCAGAGATGAAATGCTTGGTCCCATTGACCACCCAATCACCACCATCCCGGCGGGCCGTGCATTTCATGCTGCGCACATCCGATCCCGCACCCGGTTCAGTCATAGCAAGTGCATCCATCCGCTCCCCGCGAACAGCAGGCATAAGATAGCGCTCAATCTGATCGCCTTCACAGGCCATCAGGATATTTTGCGGACGACCAAAAAAGTGGTTCAGTGCCATCGACCCACGGCCCAACTCCCGCTCAACCAGCGCGAATTCTAGGTGGTTCAGCCCCGCACAACCGACGCTTTCGGGAAAGTTACAGGCATAGAAACCCAACTCGATCGTCTTGCGCTTGATCTCATCGGCCAGTTCTTGGGGTACTTCGCCTGTCCGGTCGACCATATCCTCATGCGGATAGATCTCCTTTTCGACAAAGCTGCGGACCGCGTCCACGATCATCTGGTTTTCGTCCGTAAGCCCGTAATTCATGCGGTTTTTCCAAATTTTAACGTCACTCTATTGCGCATAGTTAGACCCCTCCACATCCAGTATCGCCTTTAACTCGGCCAGATGCCGGGCGTCTTGATCAGGGTAATTCTCTAGCTCCAGTGCGGTTTTTTCGGCGATATCATCTGGAATGCGGCGTAAAGGTAGCCCGGTTTGCAGCGCGCGAATGTATGTCTCCGCAGAGCGCTCGAAATAGAAGAGCCTGTTGAACGTGTCTGCTACGGTATCCCCGATGACCAGCACACCGTGGCTGCCCATCACCATGACCTTGTGCTTGGGGTCCGTCAAAAGACCGGCACAGCGCGCGCCCTCATCCTCAAATGCCAACCCGCCATAATCCTCATCGATCACGACGCGGTCGTAAAAGGTGCAGCTATTTTGATCGATCGGCGGCAGGCGGCTGTCTTGCAAGCACGCCAGCACCGTGGCAAAGATCGAATGCACATGCATCACACAGCGCGCATGAGGGCAATGCCGGTGCACCCCGCCATGCAATCCCCACGCCGTCGGATCAGGCGCATTCGGACCTTCTAATGTCTTGGGGTCGTCTGCATCTATGACCAGAAGATCGCTGGCTTTGACCCGGCTAAAATGCACTTGATTGGGGTTCATCAAAAACCGCGTTCCAGCATCATTGATTGCCAGACTAAAGTGGTTTGCCACGCCCTCATGCATGTTCAAGCGCGCTGTCCAGCGGAACGCCGCAGCAAGATCAGTGCGCTCCTGCCAATGGTTCATGTTCTGAGTGCCGGTCATAGCTCATCTCCTCTTTTGTACAGAGTTGCCCCGCGCGGCCTTGATTGACCAACGAAAAAATGGCTAGCTTTCGATAAGTTTAACTAATGGATGCGTTATGCCACGAACTGGCCTCCCCCCTCTCAACTGGCTCCGCGCATTTGAAGCGGCAGCGATCCAGCTCTCATTTACTGGAGCCGCGCGGGATCTCAATATGACGCAAAGCGCGGTTAGTCAGCAAATCAAGGCGCTTGAAGGACACCTTGGCAGGCCCCTGTTTCACCGCCACCCTCGCGCGTTAGAGTTGACCCAAACGGGCATGTCCTACCTGCCCGTAGTGCGCGACGCCTTTCGCACGCTGTCCCAAGGCACCCGCGCCATTACCCGCTTGCGCGATGACGTACTGCGCGTGCAATGC
It encodes the following:
- a CDS encoding acyl-CoA dehydrogenase family protein translates to MNYGLTDENQMIVDAVRSFVEKEIYPHEDMVDRTGEVPQELADEIKRKTIELGFYACNFPESVGCAGLNHLEFALVERELGRGSMALNHFFGRPQNILMACEGDQIERYLMPAVRGERMDALAMTEPGAGSDVRSMKCTARRDGGDWVVNGTKHFISGAEHADFIIVFIATGEDQTDKGPKKRITAFLVDRGTPGFTIRDGYKSVSHRGYKNTILEFDDCRLPEAQVLGEVDGGFEVMNTWLYATRITVATMSVGRARRVFDYALDYAATREQFGQKIGKFQGVSFQLADMITEIDAADLLTLAAADRLDKELPANREIASAKLYASEMLGRVTDTAIQLHGGMGLMDDYPLERFWRDARVERIWDGTSEIQRHIISRDLLRALGA
- a CDS encoding class II aldolase and adducin N-terminal domain-containing protein, giving the protein MTGTQNMNHWQERTDLAAAFRWTARLNMHEGVANHFSLAINDAGTRFLMNPNQVHFSRVKASDLLVIDADDPKTLEGPNAPDPTAWGLHGGVHRHCPHARCVMHVHSIFATVLACLQDSRLPPIDQNSCTFYDRVVIDEDYGGLAFEDEGARCAGLLTDPKHKVMVMGSHGVLVIGDTVADTFNRLFYFERSAETYIRALQTGLPLRRIPDDIAEKTALELENYPDQDARHLAELKAILDVEGSNYAQ